Proteins encoded within one genomic window of Phototrophicus methaneseepsis:
- a CDS encoding bifunctional rhamnulose-1-phosphate aldolase/short-chain dehydrogenase, whose protein sequence is MYQPGDYKHVNYLWDDAYANTLDPVERLVYRSNILGDDQRITNTGGGNTSSKIMMPDPLTGEKVDIMYVKGSGGDLRTAKRANFASLYMDKLNALKGVYDSADEKGVKTEIEDAMVGMYPHCVYNLNPRASSIDTPLHAFIPYRHVDHTHPNAVIAIAACSNGPQLTKEIYGDEVVWVDWQRPGFDLGLVLEEALQMNPGIKGIILGAHGLINWADDDKECYELSLTLIEKAARYLEAHDQGDKTFGGQQYQALPELDANNILYTTLPTLRGMVSQDQRFIGTVQMDEAIMTFVNSKDAVRLAELGTSCPDHFLRTKIKPLFVDWNPQAEDVDALMAKLETGMAQYREDYAAYYNQCKHPDSPAMRDANPRVILIPGIGMIAWGKNKSESRVTAEFYNNAVAVMRGAESVGEYVALPRQEAFDIEYWALEEAKLRRMPPEKALARNIVMVIGAGSGIGESTALRVAKDGGQVVCVDLNADAAQATAAKLTDIYGMGIGVAGTGISGCGPAIGLSADITNRESVRAMLNQVLLAYGGIDNVIVTAGVFVPPDKSGHVSDDKWRFTFDVNVMGGYIVADEARRIWEEQGLTGTLVLTTSVNAAVSKKGSVAYDTSKAAANHLVRELAVELSPLVRVNGLAPATVVEGSSMFPRDRVISSLTKYNIDYSDAEETEALRSKLANFYAQRTLTKQPITPDDQAEVAYLLSTDAFSKTTGQIFSVDGGLHEAFLR, encoded by the coding sequence TTGTACCAACCTGGAGATTATAAGCACGTCAATTATCTATGGGATGATGCTTATGCCAATACGCTCGACCCGGTAGAGCGCCTCGTCTATCGCTCCAATATCCTGGGCGATGACCAGCGCATCACGAATACGGGCGGCGGCAATACCTCATCCAAGATCATGATGCCGGACCCCCTCACGGGCGAAAAAGTCGACATCATGTATGTCAAGGGCAGTGGCGGCGACCTGCGTACAGCGAAGCGCGCCAATTTTGCCTCGTTGTATATGGATAAGCTCAATGCGCTTAAAGGCGTTTACGACAGCGCCGATGAAAAGGGTGTCAAAACAGAGATCGAAGACGCGATGGTCGGCATGTACCCGCACTGCGTCTACAACCTCAACCCCCGCGCCAGCTCGATTGATACGCCGCTGCACGCTTTCATCCCCTATCGCCATGTCGATCATACGCATCCTAACGCTGTGATTGCCATCGCAGCATGCAGCAATGGCCCGCAACTGACGAAAGAAATTTACGGCGATGAAGTCGTCTGGGTAGATTGGCAGCGCCCCGGCTTCGATCTGGGCCTGGTGCTGGAAGAAGCGCTCCAGATGAACCCTGGCATTAAGGGCATTATTCTGGGGGCGCATGGCCTCATCAACTGGGCTGATGATGATAAAGAATGCTATGAACTGTCGCTGACGCTCATCGAGAAGGCTGCTCGCTATCTAGAAGCGCATGATCAAGGCGACAAGACCTTCGGCGGGCAGCAGTACCAGGCACTGCCGGAGCTTGACGCAAATAACATACTCTATACCACCCTGCCGACGCTGCGTGGCATGGTCAGCCAGGACCAGCGCTTCATCGGGACAGTGCAGATGGACGAAGCCATTATGACCTTCGTCAACAGCAAGGACGCCGTCCGTCTGGCTGAGTTGGGCACCTCCTGCCCGGATCACTTCCTGCGTACAAAGATTAAGCCCCTCTTCGTGGATTGGAACCCGCAGGCTGAAGATGTCGACGCGCTGATGGCGAAGCTGGAAACGGGTATGGCCCAGTACCGCGAAGATTACGCAGCTTACTACAACCAGTGCAAGCACCCGGATAGCCCTGCCATGCGTGATGCCAACCCGCGTGTGATCTTGATCCCTGGCATTGGTATGATCGCCTGGGGCAAGAATAAGAGTGAATCGCGCGTGACGGCGGAATTTTATAATAATGCTGTGGCTGTCATGCGCGGTGCGGAATCCGTGGGCGAGTATGTGGCGCTGCCGCGTCAGGAAGCCTTCGATATTGAATATTGGGCGCTGGAAGAAGCTAAACTGCGCCGTATGCCGCCGGAAAAAGCCCTGGCGCGCAATATTGTCATGGTCATTGGTGCAGGCAGCGGCATTGGTGAATCAACCGCCCTGCGCGTCGCTAAAGATGGCGGGCAGGTTGTCTGTGTGGATTTAAACGCGGATGCTGCACAAGCAACTGCCGCCAAGCTGACAGATATTTACGGCATGGGCATTGGTGTCGCTGGTACGGGCATTTCCGGCTGTGGGCCAGCTATTGGCCTGAGTGCTGATATCACCAACCGCGAGAGTGTGCGCGCCATGCTGAACCAGGTGTTGTTGGCCTACGGTGGCATCGACAATGTGATTGTGACGGCTGGCGTGTTCGTCCCGCCAGATAAGAGCGGCCATGTTTCTGACGACAAATGGCGCTTTACCTTTGATGTCAACGTTATGGGTGGCTATATCGTGGCTGATGAAGCCCGTCGCATCTGGGAAGAGCAGGGCCTTACGGGGACGCTCGTCCTGACGACCAGCGTGAATGCGGCTGTCTCTAAGAAGGGTTCTGTCGCTTACGATACCAGCAAGGCCGCGGCCAATCATCTGGTGCGTGAATTGGCGGTTGAGCTGTCGCCGTTGGTACGCGTTAACGGCCTCGCCCCGGCGACAGTTGTCGAGGGCAGCAGCATGTTCCCGCGCGACCGCGTTATCAGTTCGCTGACCAAATACAACATTGACTACAGCGATGCTGAAGAAACAGAAGCCTTACGCAGTAAACTGGCGAATTTCTATGCACAACGCACCCTCACCAAGCAACCGATCACACCCGATGATCAGGCTGAGGTGGCCTATCTGCTGAGCACAGATGCCTTCAGCAAGACCACCGGGCAGATTTTCAGCGTGGATGGTGGTCTACATGAGGCCTTCTTACGCTAG
- a CDS encoding nitroreductase family deazaflavin-dependent oxidoreductase, with translation MSTIPDSAQRILRQAFKGLNGFMLLNWRLGLGPYISFWPFGIGRFMVLNHIGRKSGLPRRTPVNYAEINGEIYITSGFGKVAHWYKNIMAHPHIEVWLPDGAWQAYAEDVTNCEQHITIMREVLKNSGFAALAGGVNPHTMSDVALAQATDTYRLLHIHRIAPSTNEDGLGDLVWIWPFIGAVVIVVWLLGKRRNSA, from the coding sequence ATGTCTACCATACCTGACAGCGCACAACGCATTTTGCGGCAGGCATTCAAAGGCCTGAACGGGTTTATGCTGTTGAACTGGCGGCTCGGGCTGGGGCCTTACATTAGCTTTTGGCCCTTTGGTATTGGGCGCTTTATGGTGCTGAACCACATTGGGCGCAAATCCGGCTTACCGCGGCGCACACCTGTTAACTATGCTGAAATTAACGGCGAGATCTACATCACTTCTGGGTTTGGGAAAGTCGCCCACTGGTATAAGAACATCATGGCACATCCCCATATTGAGGTGTGGCTACCAGATGGTGCATGGCAAGCTTATGCGGAAGATGTCACCAACTGCGAGCAACATATCACCATCATGCGTGAAGTCCTCAAGAACAGCGGCTTTGCGGCCCTTGCCGGAGGCGTTAATCCACATACCATGAGCGATGTCGCACTCGCCCAGGCGACCGACACCTACCGTTTGCTCCATATTCATAGGATAGCGCCCTCGACAAATGAAGACGGCCTGGGTGATCTGGTCTGGATATGGCCTTTCATCGGTGCGGTAGTGATTGTGGTGTGGCTTCTTGGCAAGCGGCGAAACTCCGCATAA
- a CDS encoding aldehyde dehydrogenase (NADP(+)) translates to MTLQPILINGTWQQATGPDGDFKAHNPATTEPLDHDYPVSSWGDLEAMLTAAQEAVVALRDTSPEMLADFLYAYADLIDVHKAELVQTAHLETALPAETRLTGELGRTTNQLRQAGDATRARTWVTATIDTSANIRAMYGPINGPVVVFGPNNFPLAFNGVSGGDFAAAIAAGNPVIAKGHPSHPRTTQLLAELALEAINKTDAPKALVQMFYHTSNENGLKLVSHPITGATGFTGSRGGGMALKAAADEAGKPIYLEMSSVNPIVILPGVLDERRDDVAQELYASCTLGAGQFCTNPGLVLMIDSDDAQQFVQSVKDRMEANEPAPMLNESGVKTLQQGVDNWAEHGATRITGGHAMDAEGFKFAHTLYTVPGETFLANSEALQKEAFGATSLIVLAKDAAELKSLIEALEGNLTGCFYSAESGADDALYDDLVPILRTRVGRLLNDKMPTGVAVSPAMQHGGPYPATGHPGFTSVGIPAAIHRFAAWYSYDNVRPHRLPPELKDKNPTGTMWRFIDLAWTQSDVG, encoded by the coding sequence ATGACTTTACAGCCGATACTCATCAACGGCACCTGGCAGCAAGCGACTGGCCCCGATGGCGATTTTAAGGCGCATAACCCCGCCACCACAGAACCGCTCGACCATGATTACCCTGTTTCTTCCTGGGGAGACCTTGAAGCGATGCTCACAGCCGCTCAGGAAGCCGTTGTGGCCCTGCGGGATACCTCACCGGAGATGCTGGCTGATTTCCTATATGCTTATGCGGACCTGATCGACGTGCACAAAGCGGAACTCGTCCAAACAGCGCATCTGGAAACAGCGCTGCCAGCAGAAACACGCCTGACCGGGGAATTGGGCCGTACCACCAATCAACTACGGCAGGCAGGCGACGCGACACGCGCCCGCACTTGGGTCACTGCCACAATTGATACGTCTGCTAACATCCGCGCGATGTATGGCCCTATCAATGGCCCTGTGGTCGTCTTTGGGCCGAATAACTTCCCGCTGGCATTTAACGGGGTCAGTGGTGGGGATTTCGCGGCGGCGATTGCAGCGGGTAATCCCGTCATTGCCAAAGGGCATCCATCACACCCACGCACCACGCAGTTATTAGCAGAACTCGCTCTGGAAGCGATCAACAAGACGGACGCCCCTAAAGCACTGGTGCAGATGTTTTACCATACCAGTAATGAAAACGGCCTCAAGCTGGTTTCGCATCCTATTACCGGGGCAACGGGCTTTACGGGCAGCCGGGGCGGCGGTATGGCGCTCAAAGCAGCCGCGGACGAAGCCGGAAAGCCCATCTATCTGGAGATGTCCAGCGTGAACCCTATTGTGATCTTACCGGGCGTGCTGGATGAACGACGCGACGATGTGGCCCAGGAACTATACGCTTCCTGCACACTGGGTGCGGGTCAATTCTGTACCAATCCAGGGCTTGTGCTGATGATCGATAGTGACGACGCTCAGCAGTTCGTACAGTCCGTTAAAGATCGGATGGAAGCCAACGAACCCGCCCCCATGCTCAACGAAAGCGGCGTCAAGACCTTGCAGCAGGGCGTGGATAACTGGGCGGAACACGGTGCAACGCGCATCACCGGTGGGCACGCCATGGATGCGGAGGGATTCAAATTCGCCCACACACTCTATACCGTCCCAGGCGAGACCTTCCTCGCCAACAGCGAAGCCCTGCAAAAAGAGGCCTTTGGCGCAACGTCACTGATTGTGCTGGCGAAAGATGCGGCTGAACTGAAGTCACTCATCGAAGCACTGGAAGGTAACCTGACGGGCTGCTTCTACAGTGCGGAGAGCGGCGCGGATGATGCGCTCTATGATGACCTGGTGCCTATCCTGCGCACCAGAGTAGGCCGTCTGCTCAATGATAAGATGCCGACAGGCGTCGCCGTCAGCCCGGCCATGCAGCATGGTGGCCCTTACCCGGCGACCGGGCACCCTGGCTTTACCTCGGTCGGTATACCTGCCGCCATTCATCGCTTCGCAGCCTGGTATAGCTATGATAACGTCCGGCCCCACCGCCTGCCACCGGAGCTGAAAGACAAAAATCCGACGGGCACCATGTGGCGCTTCATCGACCTGGCATGGACGCAATCGGACGTCGGCTAA
- a CDS encoding sugar kinase produces the protein MAKYDLLTFGETMLRLSPERNMYLEQAHSLDINFGGAESNVASNMARLGLHSCWYSRLPDNPIGHACVRDLRGHGVDTHLVDWSPDERMGVYYIQYGEDPRGIRVWYDRANSAASHISPETLPLAEIGETRWLHLTGITPALSESCRAAVAAALDYATEHDVSTSFDVNYRALLWDTATAAAVLDPFCKQADVVFVALRDAVNLWGVPDNIRGALDALHEKWGGIIILTSGDQGAWAYDGSERYQAESVPVTIVDRIGAGDAFASGTLFGLLNDKPIQEAMAYGTSLAALALTTLGDMVFATREDLESLVTGRGGALRR, from the coding sequence ATGGCAAAATATGATTTATTAACCTTCGGAGAAACCATGCTGCGCCTCTCTCCGGAGCGCAACATGTATCTGGAACAGGCCCATTCTCTGGATATTAACTTCGGCGGGGCGGAATCCAACGTTGCATCGAATATGGCTCGTCTGGGGCTGCATTCGTGCTGGTATTCTCGCCTGCCAGATAACCCCATCGGCCATGCTTGCGTGCGCGATCTGCGCGGGCATGGTGTCGATACGCACCTGGTGGATTGGTCGCCGGATGAGCGTATGGGCGTTTACTACATTCAATATGGCGAAGATCCGCGCGGCATCCGCGTCTGGTATGATCGGGCGAATTCCGCGGCCAGCCATATCTCGCCGGAGACACTCCCCCTGGCAGAAATTGGCGAGACACGCTGGCTGCACCTGACAGGTATTACCCCTGCGCTCAGCGAGAGCTGCCGCGCTGCTGTCGCTGCCGCGCTGGATTATGCCACTGAGCACGATGTTTCGACCTCATTTGATGTGAATTACCGCGCCCTGTTGTGGGATACAGCTACAGCCGCGGCTGTATTGGACCCTTTTTGTAAGCAGGCGGATGTGGTCTTTGTGGCGCTGCGTGATGCGGTCAACCTGTGGGGCGTACCGGATAATATCCGTGGGGCGCTGGATGCCCTGCACGAAAAATGGGGTGGTATCATCATCCTGACCAGTGGGGACCAGGGCGCATGGGCTTATGATGGCAGCGAGCGCTATCAGGCTGAGAGCGTGCCGGTGACGATTGTGGACCGCATTGGCGCGGGGGATGCTTTCGCATCAGGCACCTTGTTTGGCCTGCTGAACGACAAGCCCATACAGGAAGCTATGGCCTATGGTACATCTCTGGCGGCCTTAGCCCTGACGACATTAGGCGATATGGTCTTTGCCACGCGTGAGGACCTGGAAAGCCTCGTCACCGGGCGTGGTGGTGCCCTCCGGCGATAG
- a CDS encoding SMP-30/gluconolactonase/LRE family protein: MTSLENVVPAQCSLGEGPVWHAGEQKLYWVDLLENTVHTYHPESDEHTVMTFPDMMCALAIRASGGFVVATRKSFAFWDGHSEHVEPIIEIETDIPENRFNDGAVDPQGRFWVGTMGPDYGGNLYRLNHDLTVDHMETGISTSNGIGWTPDGTIMYYTDSDPRTIYMYDFDGETGDISNRRNFLHNPNVPGVPDGMTVDSEGYIWSARWDGYNITRYTPTGEVDRIVEIPVAKVTSATFGGPDLRDLYITCALGQTPRTEQPQAGDIFRLRVDVPGLPEPIFRG; the protein is encoded by the coding sequence ATGACATCTCTTGAAAATGTGGTCCCGGCACAATGCAGCCTGGGCGAAGGCCCGGTCTGGCATGCGGGTGAACAAAAATTGTACTGGGTGGACCTGCTGGAAAATACTGTCCATACCTATCATCCGGAAAGTGACGAACACACCGTCATGACCTTCCCGGATATGATGTGTGCTCTGGCGATCCGTGCCAGCGGCGGCTTTGTGGTGGCGACGCGCAAGAGTTTTGCCTTTTGGGATGGGCACTCCGAGCATGTGGAGCCGATTATCGAAATTGAAACGGACATCCCGGAAAATCGCTTCAATGATGGGGCTGTAGACCCACAGGGGCGCTTCTGGGTAGGGACGATGGGGCCGGATTACGGCGGCAATCTGTATCGCCTCAACCATGATCTGACGGTCGACCACATGGAAACAGGCATCAGCACATCCAATGGCATCGGTTGGACGCCGGATGGCACCATCATGTACTACACCGATTCTGATCCGCGTACGATTTATATGTACGACTTTGATGGCGAAACAGGGGACATCAGCAATCGCCGTAACTTCCTGCATAACCCGAATGTGCCCGGTGTGCCCGATGGTATGACCGTCGATAGCGAAGGTTATATCTGGTCGGCCCGGTGGGATGGCTACAATATAACGCGTTACACGCCCACGGGCGAAGTAGACCGTATTGTAGAAATCCCGGTGGCGAAGGTCACCAGCGCTACCTTTGGCGGCCCGGACCTGCGCGATCTGTATATTACCTGCGCCCTGGGCCAGACGCCGCGCACGGAACAACCTCAGGCTGGTGATATCTTCCGTCTGCGTGTGGACGTGCCAGGGCTGCCGGAGCCTATCTTCCGGGGGTAG
- a CDS encoding L-rhamnose isomerase — MSQDVEQAFQLAKERYAALGVDVDAAMATLKTIPISLHCWQGDDVIGFEDPDRALSGGIMATGNYPGKARTVAELRRDLDKAYSLIPGEHRLNLHAIYLDSDQKVPRNEIRPEHFASWVDWAKENHHGVDFNPTCFSHPMADDGFTLASEDEGVRQFWVEHCIASREVGAYFGKELGTPAVTNIWIPDGYKDVPVDRFGPRMRLRDSLDIIFKESLDPEHNLDAIECKLFGLGSESYVVGSHEFYLGYATSRQKLLCLDAGHFHPTEVISDKISSVLLYVPELLLHVSRPVRWDSDHVVTLTDELQAIMQQIIRSRALDRIHIGLDFFDASINRIAAWVIGTRNALRALLLALLEPRDMLLQYEHEGNFTGRLALLEELKGMPFGAVWDMYCEQQGVPVGFAFMDEINQYEKAVLSQRRS, encoded by the coding sequence ATGAGTCAAGATGTGGAACAAGCATTCCAACTAGCCAAAGAGCGCTATGCAGCCCTGGGCGTCGATGTCGATGCGGCTATGGCAACGCTGAAGACGATTCCTATCAGCCTGCATTGCTGGCAGGGCGATGATGTCATCGGCTTTGAAGACCCTGACCGCGCCCTGAGTGGTGGCATCATGGCAACGGGCAACTATCCCGGCAAGGCGCGTACTGTCGCAGAGCTGCGTCGTGACCTGGATAAAGCCTATAGCCTTATCCCTGGGGAACACCGCCTGAATCTGCACGCTATCTACCTGGATAGCGACCAGAAAGTGCCTCGTAATGAAATCCGCCCGGAGCACTTTGCCAGTTGGGTGGATTGGGCTAAAGAGAATCATCATGGGGTGGATTTTAACCCGACATGCTTCTCGCACCCCATGGCGGATGATGGCTTCACGCTTGCCAGCGAGGACGAAGGCGTGCGTCAGTTCTGGGTGGAGCACTGCATCGCTAGTCGTGAAGTCGGCGCGTACTTCGGCAAGGAACTGGGTACCCCGGCTGTGACCAATATCTGGATACCCGATGGCTATAAAGATGTCCCAGTAGATCGCTTCGGGCCGCGCATGCGCCTGCGCGATTCATTAGACATCATCTTCAAAGAATCGCTTGACCCTGAACATAACCTGGACGCTATCGAATGTAAGTTGTTCGGCCTTGGCTCAGAAAGTTATGTTGTAGGCTCGCATGAGTTCTACCTGGGCTATGCGACTTCGCGGCAAAAGCTGCTCTGCCTGGATGCCGGTCACTTCCACCCGACAGAAGTCATCTCCGATAAGATTTCATCGGTCCTGCTCTATGTGCCGGAACTGCTCTTACACGTCAGCCGCCCGGTACGTTGGGATAGCGATCATGTGGTGACGCTGACGGATGAATTGCAAGCCATCATGCAGCAGATTATCCGCAGCCGCGCTCTGGACCGTATTCACATTGGCCTGGATTTCTTCGATGCCAGTATCAATCGTATTGCGGCCTGGGTCATCGGCACGCGCAACGCCCTGCGTGCTTTGCTGCTAGCTTTGCTGGAGCCGCGCGATATGCTGCTTCAGTATGAGCATGAAGGGAACTTCACGGGGCGGCTGGCCTTGCTGGAAGAACTAAAGGGCATGCCTTTTGGTGCTGTATGGGATATGTACTGTGAACAGCAGGGTGTCCCGGTTGGCTTCGCCTTTATGGATGAGATCAACCAGTACGAGAAAGCTGTTTTATCACAACGCCGTTCATGA
- a CDS encoding restriction endonuclease → METYGYTIDFFANIFEFFYDDLYQAMYEELQSRLNKTTYSPEDVKHKLHAYLTNQGKQASKKCLEDFIHFIQKLFTSDFKSPPFHLDYNYKALDPDFYKRYGLEPRPTKSAKEYFSSIRRYGVIDVSEVREYMLAHFEQFPYSIMMVLILFEPHTFYAYSEFEEILTFFWARLALEIADPIEEFKLDISECVNTDYLYGELLPPQQYLESIHFDFAQNLIQKVSLYNRVFKALFENEEDLRTQYIKSRCKELLLSCDTAKSNNEKGKALEDLTELLFTLNNVLTLVDKRVSTGDEEIDLVIQNNIDRPFWLAFQSPLFFIECKNWSRPVGTAEIRNFEGKLRNHQRMVRIGFFVCLSGFTNEVFSELKRMGRDGQHIVLIKRDDIEEFISSDMDFFVWLERRTAIFY, encoded by the coding sequence TTGGAAACTTACGGATATACCATCGACTTCTTTGCAAACATCTTTGAGTTTTTCTATGATGACCTTTACCAAGCTATGTATGAGGAATTACAGAGTCGGCTAAATAAAACCACATATTCACCAGAAGATGTCAAACACAAATTACACGCCTATTTAACCAATCAAGGAAAACAAGCCAGCAAAAAATGTCTAGAAGATTTCATTCACTTTATTCAAAAGTTATTCACATCTGACTTCAAATCACCTCCTTTTCATCTTGATTACAATTACAAAGCCCTTGATCCAGACTTCTACAAGCGATATGGACTGGAACCACGTCCCACAAAATCAGCAAAAGAATATTTTTCCAGTATTCGCAGATATGGTGTGATTGACGTATCAGAAGTTCGCGAATATATGCTGGCTCACTTCGAGCAATTCCCATACAGCATAATGATGGTACTAATTCTATTCGAGCCACATACTTTCTACGCATATTCGGAGTTTGAAGAAATTCTCACTTTCTTTTGGGCACGCCTAGCCCTTGAAATCGCTGATCCAATTGAAGAGTTCAAGCTTGATATATCGGAATGCGTAAACACAGATTATTTGTATGGTGAATTACTACCCCCACAACAATACTTGGAAAGTATTCACTTTGATTTTGCTCAGAATCTTATTCAGAAGGTTAGTCTATACAATCGAGTATTCAAAGCACTATTTGAGAATGAAGAAGATCTGCGTACACAATATATAAAGTCTCGATGTAAAGAACTGCTTTTATCGTGTGACACTGCAAAGTCAAATAATGAAAAAGGTAAAGCATTAGAAGATCTCACAGAATTACTTTTTACATTGAACAATGTCCTAACTCTAGTTGATAAGCGAGTTTCAACTGGCGATGAAGAAATCGATCTAGTTATACAAAACAATATTGATCGTCCTTTTTGGCTCGCTTTCCAATCTCCGTTGTTTTTCATCGAATGCAAAAACTGGAGTAGGCCGGTAGGTACGGCAGAAATTCGCAACTTCGAAGGTAAACTTCGTAATCACCAGCGAATGGTAAGGATCGGATTTTTCGTTTGCCTATCTGGCTTCACAAATGAAGTGTTTTCTGAACTGAAACGCATGGGCCGAGATGGTCAACACATTGTACTAATTAAGAGAGATGATATTGAGGAATTCATCTCATCTGATATGGATTTCTTTGTTTGGCTTGAACGTAGAACAGCAATTTTCTATTAG
- a CDS encoding (Fe-S)-binding protein, producing the protein MLARPSPKDKPVSLFVTCIVDMIYPDTGMSVVQILEHLGIPVDFPMAQTCCGQPAFNSGYREEAATVAKQFLKAFANAEVIVSPSGSCTAMIRHEYPSLFEGDPQWGPLAERAASITWEFTEYLVEGLGIEDLHLKLPKQEHFAFHDACHGLRMLGLGSAARTLLENTENAEIHDLEECDVCCGFGGLFAVKMANVSNAMLQTKIENIEASEADTIITGDASCLTQMNGGLSRKKSGKRVAHIADVLASGLPKGK; encoded by the coding sequence ATGTTGGCCCGTCCTTCTCCCAAAGATAAGCCCGTTTCTCTGTTCGTCACCTGCATTGTCGATATGATCTACCCTGATACGGGCATGTCTGTGGTGCAGATATTGGAGCATCTCGGTATCCCGGTGGATTTCCCGATGGCACAGACCTGCTGCGGCCAGCCTGCTTTCAACTCCGGCTACCGTGAAGAAGCTGCAACTGTCGCCAAGCAATTCCTCAAAGCCTTTGCCAATGCGGAAGTCATCGTGTCGCCATCTGGCTCCTGCACAGCGATGATCCGCCACGAGTACCCATCGCTCTTTGAAGGCGACCCACAATGGGGGCCGCTGGCAGAGCGAGCCGCTTCCATCACCTGGGAATTTACAGAATATCTGGTGGAAGGCCTGGGCATTGAAGATTTACACCTCAAGTTACCCAAACAAGAACACTTTGCCTTCCATGATGCGTGTCATGGCCTGCGTATGCTGGGGCTGGGCAGTGCAGCCCGTACCCTCCTGGAAAATACGGAAAATGCCGAAATTCACGATCTGGAAGAGTGCGATGTTTGCTGTGGGTTCGGCGGCCTATTCGCTGTGAAGATGGCAAACGTCAGCAATGCGATGCTGCAAACTAAGATCGAAAATATCGAAGCCAGCGAAGCCGATACCATCATCACAGGCGATGCAAGCTGCCTGACGCAGATGAATGGCGGCCTCTCTCGTAAGAAATCCGGCAAGCGCGTGGCCCATATCGCGGACGTATTGGCAAGCGGCCTGCCCAAAGGAAAGTAA
- a CDS encoding L-rhamnose mutarotase: protein MKRVGFILKVKQDLIDEYKEHHRNVWPEMKEALSACGWKNYSLFMREDGTIFGYFETQESLEAAIACMEGTDVNERWQAAMAPYFEIPEGARPDQTMMEIEEVFHID, encoded by the coding sequence GTGAAGCGCGTCGGATTTATTTTAAAAGTGAAGCAAGACCTCATCGACGAATATAAAGAACATCACCGCAACGTCTGGCCGGAAATGAAAGAAGCTCTCAGTGCTTGTGGCTGGAAGAACTACTCCCTCTTTATGCGAGAAGATGGCACCATCTTCGGCTATTTTGAAACGCAAGAATCGCTAGAAGCAGCGATTGCCTGTATGGAAGGCACCGACGTAAACGAACGTTGGCAGGCGGCCATGGCCCCTTATTTTGAAATCCCTGAAGGTGCCCGCCCAGACCAAACGATGATGGAGATCGAAGAAGTCTTCCATATTGATTAG